Proteins encoded together in one bacterium window:
- a CDS encoding hemolysin III family protein, whose amino-acid sequence MNTLRDRAQSLGEEIANSVSHGVGLLASLVVAPVLVLSAVRHGGAARIAGASVFAAAMVLLYLASTLYHALPGNRAKRVLQVLDHAAIFLMIAGTYTPFTLGVLRGTWGWTLLGLVWSLALAGVVLTAIGGVRYPKLTTWLYLAMGWLILVAIKPLWLRMPSEGLLWLFAGGFAYTVGVVFYAAKRVRYTHFVWHLFVVAGTACHFIAVLRFAA is encoded by the coding sequence ATGAATACGTTGCGAGACCGTGCGCAGTCCCTCGGGGAGGAAATCGCAAACAGCGTCAGCCATGGTGTCGGCTTGCTGGCGTCGCTGGTTGTCGCCCCGGTCCTGGTTCTCTCGGCAGTCCGGCACGGCGGCGCAGCCCGGATTGCAGGCGCGAGCGTCTTCGCGGCCGCAATGGTGCTGCTGTACCTTGCATCCACGCTCTATCACGCATTGCCGGGGAATCGTGCCAAGCGAGTCCTTCAGGTCCTTGACCACGCGGCGATCTTCCTCATGATCGCCGGTACGTATACGCCGTTTACCCTCGGTGTGCTTCGCGGTACCTGGGGGTGGACGCTGCTTGGGCTCGTGTGGAGCCTGGCCCTGGCGGGCGTCGTACTTACGGCGATAGGTGGGGTACGGTATCCGAAGCTCACGACGTGGCTATATCTCGCCATGGGCTGGCTCATCCTTGTCGCGATAAAGCCGTTGTGGCTCCGAATGCCGTCGGAGGGCCTGCTCTGGCTATTTGCGGGTGGTTTCGCATATACGGTGGGCGTGGTGTTCTATGCGGCCAAGCGGGTCCGTTATACCCACTTCGTCTGGCACCTGTTCGTTGTTGCGGGCACCGCGTGTCATTTCATCGCCGTGCTGCGGTTCGCTGCGTAG
- a CDS encoding MipA/OmpV family protein: MFKTRTRVAGMVLCAALLTGMPRQAAAGTVPYWELGAGIAGLQMPDYRGSDEVRSYLLPVPYFILRLDWLKADQRGIRSILLDREEAEVNLSLSASPPVRSKDNHAREGMNDLRPMVELGPSLDLHLWRGDGRRFKLDVRVPVRAAFTIESPPRDAGVSVSPSLNFDVSGIGGRPWQLGMVTGPIFATRRQHQYYYGVSEIDARPDRPAFDARGGYAGMQFLVALSRRFEKAWFGAYARYDTLRGAVFEDSPLVRRNYYVSAGFAVAWIPLQSSRTVERDD; this comes from the coding sequence ATGTTCAAGACACGGACTCGCGTCGCGGGCATGGTCCTTTGCGCCGCGCTCCTCACGGGAATGCCGCGGCAAGCCGCCGCCGGGACGGTGCCGTACTGGGAACTGGGCGCGGGCATTGCCGGGTTGCAGATGCCCGACTACCGGGGCTCGGACGAGGTCCGGAGCTACCTCCTGCCCGTTCCCTACTTCATTCTCCGGCTGGATTGGCTCAAGGCCGACCAGCGCGGCATTCGCTCGATCCTCCTGGATCGGGAAGAGGCCGAGGTCAATCTCAGCCTGAGCGCATCGCCGCCGGTGCGCAGCAAGGATAATCACGCCCGGGAAGGCATGAACGATCTCAGGCCGATGGTGGAACTGGGTCCATCCCTGGACCTCCACCTCTGGCGAGGGGATGGCCGCCGCTTCAAGCTCGACGTGCGCGTGCCGGTACGGGCGGCGTTCACCATCGAGTCGCCTCCCCGGGACGCCGGCGTGAGCGTATCGCCCTCGCTTAATTTCGATGTCTCCGGCATCGGGGGCCGGCCGTGGCAGCTCGGGATGGTAACCGGGCCGATCTTCGCGACGCGCCGCCAGCACCAGTATTACTACGGCGTGTCGGAAATCGACGCGCGTCCGGATCGTCCGGCGTTCGATGCGCGCGGCGGCTACGCGGGCATGCAGTTCCTGGTCGCGTTGTCGCGGCGATTCGAGAAGGCGTGGTTCGGCGCCTATGCCCGGTATGACACGCTGCGCGGCGCCGTGTTCGAAGACAGTCCCCTGGTCCGACGCAACTACTACGTTTCCGCGGGCTTCGCGGTCGCGTGGATACCGCTGCAATCTTCCAGGACGGTCGAGCGCGACGACTAG
- a CDS encoding ATP-binding protein, whose translation MIPLKSRYDSIRSGFEVADIGFFALRVIALSGTVGWLLVAPVPPETVSTFLRIAGFFLAYCVLGYALLFFRFDRKRDIYRLFLLFDLGFVYLLIANSGGFDSSFFMGFYLLTALHAFYYGYRSGLVVAVTSSAIYLLACLRISAIEPIEFLLRIAFLFLIALPIGLLSEVLRMDKEKIESLNRDLNESLETMKHLQGKLMEVEKLSALGRLTSDVAHEIRNPLTAIGGFAKRLEKRLPENTAEKEYARIVVNEVARLERILRDTLNFSREAKFHLQYADMNDLLALTEAKFSEICREKRLLIAVRPAPGLPPCIVDRDQVQQAIDNLVTNAIDAMTDGGTLTLSTRTACENGTNYVVIDVSDTGPGISPNLVKRIFEPFYTTKEIGQGTGLGLSICKKIMEEHRGSIRVSAAPGGGATFGLFLPYLPVEEIFNAQCWEIMMCGVEKSRIAAERCPAYPNYGRICWSVAGTLSETKVHCPAAEKIGDCRKCTFYQIVKPSCPA comes from the coding sequence ATGATCCCCTTGAAGTCCCGTTACGATTCGATACGGAGCGGTTTCGAGGTCGCGGACATCGGGTTCTTCGCCCTCCGGGTCATCGCGTTGTCCGGAACCGTCGGCTGGCTCCTCGTCGCACCCGTCCCCCCGGAAACCGTGTCGACCTTCCTGCGGATCGCCGGGTTCTTCCTCGCCTACTGCGTGCTGGGATACGCCCTCCTGTTTTTCCGATTCGACCGCAAGAGGGACATCTACCGCCTCTTCCTCCTGTTTGACCTCGGCTTCGTCTACCTGCTGATCGCGAATTCCGGCGGGTTCGACAGCAGCTTTTTCATGGGGTTCTATCTCCTCACCGCCCTGCATGCCTTCTATTACGGCTATCGAAGCGGTCTTGTCGTGGCCGTGACGAGTTCGGCGATCTACCTCCTTGCCTGTCTTCGCATCTCCGCGATCGAACCGATCGAGTTCCTGCTCCGCATCGCCTTCCTTTTTCTCATCGCACTCCCGATCGGCCTGCTCTCGGAGGTCCTTCGGATGGACAAGGAGAAGATCGAATCGCTCAACCGGGACCTGAACGAGTCGCTCGAAACCATGAAGCACCTTCAAGGGAAGCTCATGGAAGTGGAAAAGCTGTCGGCGCTGGGGAGACTCACCTCCGACGTGGCTCACGAGATCCGCAACCCCCTGACCGCGATCGGCGGGTTCGCAAAGCGCCTGGAGAAGCGCCTCCCCGAGAATACCGCGGAAAAGGAGTACGCGAGGATCGTCGTCAACGAAGTGGCGCGGCTCGAACGGATCCTTCGGGACACGCTGAATTTTTCCCGGGAGGCGAAGTTCCATCTCCAATACGCGGACATGAACGATCTTCTCGCGCTCACGGAAGCGAAGTTCTCCGAAATCTGCCGGGAGAAGCGCCTCCTCATCGCGGTTCGTCCGGCGCCGGGCCTGCCGCCCTGCATCGTCGACCGGGACCAGGTCCAGCAGGCCATCGACAACCTGGTGACCAACGCGATCGACGCGATGACGGATGGCGGAACGCTGACCCTGTCGACACGGACCGCCTGCGAGAACGGGACCAACTACGTGGTCATCGACGTTTCCGACACGGGGCCGGGCATCTCGCCGAACCTCGTCAAGAGGATCTTCGAGCCCTTTTATACCACCAAGGAGATCGGACAAGGCACGGGCCTGGGACTATCCATCTGCAAGAAGATCATGGAGGAACACCGGGGATCGATCCGCGTGTCCGCGGCGCCGGGAGGAGGCGCGACGTTCGGACTCTTCCTCCCGTATCTTCCCGTGGAGGAGATCTTCAACGCGCAGTGCTGGGAAATCATGATGTGCGGCGTGGAGAAAAGCCGGATTGCCGCGGAGAGGTGCCCGGCCTACCCGAATTACGGGCGAATCTGCTGGTCCGTCGCCGGCACGTTATCCGAGACGAAGGTCCATTGCCCCGCGGCCGAGAAGATCGGCGATTGCCGCAAGTGCACCTTCTACCAGATCGTCAAGCCCTCCTGCCCGGCCTAG
- a CDS encoding HD domain-containing phosphohydrolase produces MPLRNIPVNLWNLVSPLAKTFDLMNPALGDHSLRVAYLSMRLAEELEWPAWRRREAAIAGALHDIGAFSLAERLELMEFETEDRGAHERTGYLLLREFKPFERIADAVLHHHVHWRNGEGERVAGTLVPETGHLLHLADRTAVLFRKDQPVLGQVPGIRASILERSGSWFVPAYVDALLRLCDRDYIWLEISSGSMGDSLRRSLGMETIDTDIREFLDFSRLVCRIIDFKSEFTATHSSGVAAVGRILASIVGFSRQECVMFEIAAYLHDLGKLAIPSEILEKRGRLTPDEWGVMRTHVFYTYQILNPIEVLNLVASWSSLHQERLDGSGYPFHLTRDDLPLGARLMAVADVFTGITENRPYRKGMSREQALGVLHEMKAKGELDGRLVALVETHYDEIRRAREEAQDQAVREFEAFRESLR; encoded by the coding sequence ATGCCGCTTCGGAACATCCCGGTCAACCTCTGGAACCTCGTCTCCCCCCTGGCGAAGACGTTCGACCTCATGAATCCGGCTCTCGGGGACCACTCCCTGCGGGTCGCCTATCTCTCGATGCGCCTCGCGGAGGAACTGGAGTGGCCGGCCTGGAGGCGGCGGGAGGCGGCGATCGCCGGGGCGCTCCACGACATCGGGGCGTTCTCCCTTGCCGAGAGGCTCGAACTGATGGAATTCGAGACCGAGGACCGGGGCGCCCATGAGCGGACGGGGTACCTCCTGTTGCGGGAATTCAAGCCGTTCGAGCGGATCGCGGATGCGGTCCTGCACCACCACGTACACTGGCGAAACGGAGAGGGGGAACGGGTCGCCGGAACCCTTGTCCCGGAAACCGGCCACCTCCTCCACCTCGCGGACCGGACGGCGGTTCTCTTCCGGAAGGACCAGCCGGTCCTCGGCCAGGTCCCCGGGATCCGGGCGTCGATCCTGGAGCGGAGCGGGTCCTGGTTCGTGCCGGCCTACGTCGACGCGCTCCTGCGCCTGTGCGACCGCGACTACATCTGGCTGGAGATCTCCTCCGGGTCGATGGGAGATTCCCTGCGCCGCTCCCTCGGGATGGAGACGATCGACACGGACATCCGGGAATTCCTGGATTTTTCCCGCCTCGTCTGCCGGATCATCGATTTCAAGAGCGAGTTCACGGCGACCCACTCCAGCGGGGTCGCCGCCGTCGGGAGAATCCTCGCCTCCATCGTCGGCTTCTCGCGGCAGGAGTGCGTGATGTTCGAGATCGCGGCCTACCTTCACGACCTGGGGAAGCTTGCGATCCCCTCCGAGATCCTCGAGAAGAGGGGCCGCCTGACGCCGGACGAGTGGGGCGTGATGCGGACCCACGTCTTTTACACCTACCAGATCCTCAACCCGATCGAGGTCCTGAACCTCGTCGCGTCCTGGAGTTCGCTCCACCAGGAACGCCTCGACGGCAGCGGCTACCCGTTCCACCTCACCCGGGACGACCTCCCGCTCGGAGCCCGGCTCATGGCGGTGGCGGACGTCTTCACCGGGATCACCGAGAACCGGCCGTACCGCAAGGGGATGTCGCGGGAGCAGGCCCTCGGCGTCCTGCACGAGATGAAGGCGAAGGGGGAACTCGACGGGCGGCTTGTCGCCCTGGTGGAGACGCATTACGACGAGATCCGCCGCGCCCGCGAGGAAGCGCAGGATCAGGCCGTGCGGGAGTTCGAGGCGTTCCGGGAATCCCTGCGCTGA
- a CDS encoding MDR family MFS transporter, with amino-acid sequence MPRKTNRPLTVVSLLLAMFLSAMEMTVVSTAMPTAVGDLGGIHLYAWVFAAYMLTATVTLPIYGKLADLYGRKPVMLAGLALFLGGSFLCGRASGMSTLILFRAIQGLGAGAIQPISMTIVGDLYDVHHRARIQGILGAVWGLAGLVGPVLGGAIVHWLSWRWVFYVNIPMALACAAVFFLAYHEDVERHDHRLDFAGAVLLSLTVVFALLTTRSRAEGLGYLPAAGVTLALFLWAERRAEEPLLPLDLFSRRVMAVASATGALVGAAMISVVTFVPLYVQSVLGGSPTDAGTAIAPIAIGWPVSSTLAGRILPRTGYRALIRGGLAMTSCAALGLSFLLRPGADLWSLRLAMLFYGLGLGLANTPLIIAVQSSVPWNLRGVATASTMFSRSIGGTLAVGVLGGVLAAALAAGGAPPGAVDKLLGPERAFLPAALVRSLSGALQGGMEGIFQAVAVIAFAGFAVSLLFPAIRIAPRGPATDDAPPP; translated from the coding sequence TTGCCTCGCAAGACCAACCGCCCCCTGACCGTCGTCTCCCTGCTCCTCGCCATGTTCCTTTCCGCCATGGAGATGACCGTCGTGTCCACGGCGATGCCCACCGCGGTGGGGGACCTGGGCGGGATCCACCTCTACGCCTGGGTGTTCGCCGCCTACATGCTCACGGCGACCGTCACCTTGCCCATCTACGGCAAGCTCGCGGACCTCTACGGCCGCAAGCCCGTCATGCTCGCCGGCCTCGCCCTGTTCCTGGGCGGCTCCTTCCTCTGCGGCCGCGCTTCCGGCATGAGCACGCTGATCCTCTTCCGGGCGATCCAGGGATTGGGAGCCGGCGCCATCCAGCCGATCTCCATGACCATCGTGGGCGACCTCTACGACGTGCACCATCGCGCCCGGATCCAGGGGATCCTCGGCGCGGTCTGGGGACTCGCCGGGCTGGTCGGTCCCGTCCTCGGTGGTGCGATCGTCCATTGGCTCTCGTGGCGCTGGGTGTTCTACGTGAACATCCCGATGGCCCTGGCGTGCGCGGCGGTGTTTTTCCTCGCCTATCACGAGGATGTGGAACGGCACGATCACCGTCTCGATTTCGCCGGCGCCGTGCTGCTGTCGCTCACCGTGGTGTTCGCCCTTCTCACGACCCGCTCCCGGGCGGAGGGCCTCGGCTACCTCCCCGCGGCCGGCGTTACGCTGGCCCTGTTCCTCTGGGCGGAACGCCGCGCGGAGGAGCCCCTCCTTCCCCTCGACCTCTTCTCCCGGCGCGTCATGGCCGTCGCCTCGGCGACCGGGGCGCTCGTGGGCGCGGCCATGATCTCGGTGGTCACCTTCGTGCCCCTGTACGTGCAGAGCGTCCTCGGAGGGAGCCCCACCGACGCCGGCACCGCGATCGCCCCGATCGCCATCGGATGGCCCGTCTCTTCGACCCTTGCCGGCCGGATCCTGCCGCGGACCGGGTACCGGGCGCTCATCCGCGGAGGCCTGGCCATGACGTCCTGCGCGGCGCTGGGGCTGTCGTTCCTGCTCCGGCCCGGGGCGGATCTCTGGTCGCTGAGGCTGGCGATGCTCTTCTACGGGCTGGGCCTGGGGCTCGCCAACACCCCCCTGATCATCGCGGTGCAGTCGAGCGTTCCCTGGAACCTGCGAGGCGTCGCCACCGCGAGCACCATGTTCAGCCGATCGATCGGCGGCACCCTGGCCGTGGGGGTCCTCGGGGGCGTCCTCGCGGCGGCCCTTGCCGCCGGCGGCGCCCCACCCGGCGCCGTGGACAAGCTCCTCGGGCCGGAACGCGCCTTCCTTCCCGCCGCGCTGGTGCGCAGCCTTTCCGGGGCGCTGCAGGGCGGAATGGAAGGGATCTTCCAGGCGGTGGCGGTCATCGCCTTCGCGGGATTCGCGGTGAGCCTCCTGTTCCCCGCGATCCGGATCGCGCCGCGGGGTCCGGCCACGGACGATGCGCCCCCGCCCTGA
- a CDS encoding LemA family protein, which yields MRKTWAILAAILAFSLAGCGYNRFQSSDETIKSSWSEVLNQYQRRADLIPNLVNTVKGFASQEKEVLLGVTNARAKVGSIQATPELVNSPEAFAKFQAAQGELSGALSRLLVVSENYPQLKSDANFRDLQAQLEGTENRIAVARNRYIKAVQEYNVTVRSFPSNLTAMIFGYKTKPNFTVENEKEVAKPPKVDFAPAPTKP from the coding sequence ATGCGGAAAACATGGGCGATCCTTGCGGCGATCCTCGCGTTCAGCCTTGCCGGCTGCGGCTACAACAGGTTCCAGAGCAGCGATGAGACGATCAAGTCGAGCTGGTCCGAGGTCCTGAACCAGTACCAGCGGCGCGCGGACCTGATCCCCAACCTGGTGAACACCGTGAAGGGATTCGCCTCCCAGGAAAAAGAGGTGCTGCTGGGAGTCACGAACGCGCGCGCCAAGGTCGGCAGCATCCAGGCGACCCCGGAGCTGGTCAACAGCCCCGAGGCGTTCGCGAAGTTCCAGGCCGCGCAGGGAGAGCTGTCGGGAGCCCTTTCCCGGCTGCTCGTCGTGTCGGAGAACTATCCGCAGTTGAAATCCGACGCCAACTTCCGCGACCTGCAGGCGCAGCTCGAAGGTACCGAGAACCGGATCGCGGTCGCGCGGAACCGCTACATCAAGGCGGTGCAGGAATACAACGTGACGGTGCGGTCCTTCCCGTCCAACCTCACGGCGATGATCTTCGGCTACAAGACGAAGCCGAACTTCACGGTCGAAAACGAGAAGGAAGTCGCCAAGCCTCCCAAGGTCGACTTCGCGCCCGCCCCGACGAAGCCGTAG